The Mus musculus strain NOD/MrkTac chromosome 11 genomic contig, GRCm38.p6 alternate locus group NOD/MrkTac MMCHR11_NOD_IDD4_2 DNA window gcCAGCCTGTCCTGTGATGACATACTCCTCGTCTCCACCATAGTGCCCAAGGCCCTAGTGAACATCCACACCCAAAGCAGGACCATCTCCTATGCAGGATGCCTGGTCCAGCTCTATTTTTTCTTGACTTTTGGAGACATGGACATCTTTCTCCTGGCCACAATGGCCTATGATCGCTTTGTAGCTATTTGCCACCCTCTCCACTATAGGATGATCATGAGCTTCCAACGCTGCTCACTCTTAGTGACAGCCTGTTGGACCCTTACAAACCTTGTTGCCATGACACACACCTTCCTCATATTCCGGCTCTCCTTCTGCTCTCAGAAGGTCATTCCAGACTTCTTCTGTGACCTGGGACCCCTAATGAAGATCGCTTGCTCTGAAACCCGGATCAATGAGCTTGTGCTTCTCTTCCTGGGGGGTGCAGTCATCTTAATCCCCCTTTTGCTCATCCTTGTGTCTTATATCCGCATTGTGTCAGCCATCATCAGGGTCCCTTCTGCCCAAGGAAGGCGTAAGGCCTTTTCTACCTGTGGGTCCCACATTTCTGTGGTGGCCCTATTCTTTGGGACTGTGATAAGGGCTTACCTATgtccctcatcctcttcctctaactcagtggtagaggacaCAGCAGCTGTTGTCATGTATACAGTGGTGACTCCCTTGCTGAACCCCTTCATTTACAGCCTGCGAAACAAAGACATGAAGGGAGCACTGGTCAGAATTCTCAAGGGCAAAGTCTCCTTCTCCTGGGCCCAGGGACTTCTGCAGAGAAAGTGAAGATGTCCTCAATCTGCTCTTCTGAGGATCTTTTAGAAATGTCTACCTCAATTGTCTCTTTCTGAACCCCATGTGTGCTTTGTCACACTCCACTCCCTGACACTCTCCTCAAATTTCTCAGATATGAGGAAAGTGAAAATGattctttagaattttattttttatgaatggcttctttgttcatttattttataacacATGCCTCAGAATGATGGTTTAGTCAATGACAGATGGCATACAAGACAACCGTTTCTATGGGGACAATTATTCTGGAGCTgaagacttgttttgtttttgttgttgtttttgaagtaGTTGTTGTATTTGtcccaaagaaaatgaagattttgaaGAATATCATCCTTCAAGTTTTTGCTCATATCcactctcccccatcccctttctccAATGTTCCCCACATTccactttcaaattcatgacatcTTCATCTATtgtatacacatttatacatgtaCTCACAAATAGATATCTCCTACTGATTCTAATATTCCCCACAAACACAAGGGGTATGGATTGAATAGTAGGGTGTTGGCAACTTACCACAGTTGCTTTCCATAAAGAAAATTGATTCTCACTCATTAACAGCAGCTGATTTCACACAGCTCTTAAACTGTGGGTGGGACCTGGCATGGTCTTGTACAAGCAACTATAGATGTTGAAGGCTCATGAGTTTAACATCCCTGTCGTATCCAGAAGACATTGTTTTGAAGAGTTCCTCCAGGTTCTCTGGCCGTTACACTCTTTCCATCCTCTCTTCCACAGTGATTCTTACTCTCTTTTGACCTTGTGTTTTACTGTAATTACAAACACATTGCCCCCATGCCCCAAAGAGTATAGCACATGTAGTTATGCACAACACAGAGCACTGATGGTGGTGATAAAAGACTAGGTGGTAACTGTCTATGTATTCACTCTACCGTTTGTCATCATTTTAAAGGAAACTCTTTccacttaaaaaaatattgtgttgTTCTGCTAAGAGCAGATTCGTACTTGTGTTTACACAGTTCCTGACTACATCCGGAGGATATTGAGTGGATGACCTGAACCATTTATGTTTACGTCTGTACACTCTTTAAAGTTCTTACAATGATGGTACTGTCTGACAGTTTTCAGAATCTGTTCTCAGTTTTGAGATATGTGTGACAGTCCTTTTTGAATCTTTTCTCATGGTGAACTGTATCTTTCAGGATTCATGATTCCAAAAGTCTGTGCAGCACTATGGAAGAGAGGAAAGTGGatttttttatgtaattttgttttattatcattttattaatattttatcatatataataaaatataaaaattatataatataaattaactagatcaaattaattaatttaaaatatttaaaactaaagaataaaaatcaaggcacctggaggagccatctttggtcccagatccctcagagactagtctgcgcaggtaaaagtatggactacagaaggtatacagcttctgggacaggcagaagcaacacagcttctgggacaaaccctgttttgggctccaaacatccaggcaccttccctgtcagaggagaggtgtccaccccacccgggagggctctgctggagcacctgggggagccatcttgggtcccatatccttcagagactagtctgctcaggtgagagtgcaggctacagaagctacacagcttctgggacaggcagaagcgacacagcttcggGGACAGAACCGTTTTAGaatccagacatccgggcaccttccccaccagaggagaggggtCCACCCCTCCCAGGAGGActctgctggagcacctgggagaACCATCTTGGGTCCCAAATCCCTCAGAAACTACACAGGTGAGAATGCAGACTAAAGAAgctacagcttctgggacaggcccaggttcggccttcatcttcagccaagaggcaggttcaaacgccagatatctgcacaccttccctacaagaggaaagcttgcctgcaaagagtactctgaccactgaaactcaggaatgagatagactcccaggtctgctgacagagacgaacagaatcacaggaggaacaagccccaaccagagacaactataacaactacctCCAGAAATTACCGTATGGCAAatggcaaatgtaagaatcttactaacagaaaccaagaccactcaccatcatcagaacccagaactcccacctcagccagtcctcaataccccaacacacctgaaaagcaagactcggatttcaaatcatatctcattatggttgtagaggaaatcaagaagggctttaataactcacataaagaaatgcaggagaacactgctaaagaggtagaagtccttaaataaatacaggaaaacacaaccaaacaggtgatggaattgaacaaaactatacaaGACCTAacaagggaagtagaaacaataaagaaaacccaaagtgagacaacgctggaaatagaaaccctaggaaagaaatctggaaccacagatgcaagcatcagcaacaaaatacaagagatggaagagagaaactcaggtgcagaagattccataaagaacatgggcacaagaatcaaagaaaatgaaaaatgcaaaaagatcctaactcaaaacatccaggaaatccaggacacaatgagaagaccaaacctatggataataggagtagatgagaatgaagattttcaaattaaaaggccagcaaatatcttcaacaaaattatagaacaaaatttcccaaacctaaagaaagggatgcccatgaacatacaagaagcatacagaactacaaatagactggaccagaaaaggaatccctcctgacacataataataagaacaaaaaatgcactaaataaagacagaatattaagagcagtaagggaaaaaggtcaagtaacatataaaggcagacctattagaattacaccagaattcccaccagagactatgaaagccagaagatcctggacagatgttatacagaccctaacagAATACAAacgccagtccaggctactatacccagcaaaactctcaattaccatagatggagaaaccaaagtattccatgataaaaccaaattcacacaatatctttccatgaatccagcccttcaaaggataataaagggaaaacaccaacacaagggtgaaaactacaccctagaaaaagcaagaaagtaatcattcaacaaaactaaaagatgacagccgcaagaacagaatcccaactttaaaaacaaaaataacaggaagcaacaattatttttctttaatttctcttaacatcaatggactcaattccccaataaaaagacatagactaatagactggctacacagacaggacccaacattttgttgcttacaggaaacccatctcagggaaaagaacagagacaacctcagagtaaaggctggaaaacagttttccaaacaaatggtccaaagaaacaagctggagtagccattctaatattgaataaactcgacttccaacccaaagttatcaaaaaagacaaggaggggcacttcatactcatcaaaagtaaaatctaccaagattaactctcaattctgaatatgtatgctccaaatacaagggcaaccacattcattaaagaaactttagtaagctcaaagcacacattgcacctcacacaataatagtgggaaacttcaacaccccactctcaccaatggacagatcctggaaacagaaacaaaaaaagacacatgtacactaacagaagttatgaatcaaatggatttaattgatatatacagaacattttatcttaaaacaaaaggatataacttcttctcagcgtCACATgttacctcctccaaaattgaccatataattggtcacaaaagaggcctcaacaaatacaaaaatattgaaattatcccatgcatcctatctgatcaccacagactaaggctgatcttcaataacagcataaataatagagagccaacattcacatggaaactgaacaacactcttctcaatgattccttggtcaagaatgaaataaagaaagaaattaaagacattttagagtttaatgaaaatgaagacacaacatacccaaatttatgggacacactgaaggcagtcctaaaaggaaaactcataaccctgagtgcctccaaaaaaaactagagagagcataaactagcagcctgacagcacaccttgAAGCTCTAGAATTaacagaagcaaattcacccaagaggagtagaaagcaggaaataatcaaactcagggctgaaatcaacaaagtggaaacaaaaagaactattcaaagaatcaaccaaaccaggatctggttctttgagaaaaatcaacaagatagataaacccttagccagactagctAGAGGGTACAGGAAccgtatcctaattaacaaaaacaaaaataaaaaaggagacataacaacagaacctgaggaaatccaaaacatcatcagatcctactaaaaaaggctatactcaacaaaactagaaaacctggatgaaatggacaacttcctagacagataccaggtaccaacgcTAGTTCAGGtttcagattaatgatctaaacagtcccatttcccctaaagaaatagaagcagtcatcaatagtgtcccaaccaaaaaaagcccaggaccagatgggtttagtggagtgttctatcagatcttcaaaggagacctaattccaactcttctcaaactattccacaaaatagaaacagaaggtactctatacaattcattctatgaagccacaattactctgatacctaaaccacacaaagattcaacaaagaaagagaacatccgaccaattttccttatgaatatcaatgcaaaaatactgaataaaatcctctcaaaccgaatccaagaacacatcaaaacgatcatccatcataaccaggtaggcttcatcccagggatgcagggatggtttaatatatggaaatccatcaatgaaatccactatatcaacaacctcaaaaacaaaaaccacatgatcatcttgttagatgctgagaaagcatttgacaaaatccaacaccccttcatgataaaagtttggcaagatcaggaattcagggccatacctaaacataataaaagcaatcttctgcaaaccagtagccaacatcaaactaagtggagagaaactcgaagcaatcccactaaaatcagggaatagacaaggctgcccactttctccctacctattccatagagtacttgaagttctagccagagcaatttgacaacaaaaggatatcaagaggatacgaattggaaaggaagaagtcaaaatatcactatttgcagatgatatgatagtatatataagtgaccctaaaaattccaccagataactcctaagcctgataaaaagcttcagtgaagtagctggatataaaattaattcaaataaatcaatggcctttctctacacaaaggataagcaggatgagaaagaaattagggaaacaacacccttcatagtagtcacaaataatataaaatatcttggtgtgactataactaaggaagtaaaatatctgtatgataagaacttcaaggctctgaagaaagaaattaaagatctcagaagatgaaaagatctcccatgctcatggattagcaggagtaatatagtaaaaatggctatcctgctgaaagcaatctacagattcaatgcaatctccatcaaaattccaacccaattcttcactgagataaaaatggcaacttgcaaattcatctagaaaaataaaatacctaggatatgaaaaactactctcaacaataaaagaacctctggtggaatcaccttgcctgaccttaagctctaatacagagcaattttgataaaaactgtgtggtactggtacagtgacagacaggtagatcaatagaatagaattgaagacctagaaattaatccacacacctatggtcacttgctctttgacaagggagctaaaaccatccagtggaaaaaagacagcattttcaacaaatggtgctggcacaactggcggttatcatgtagaagaatgccaattgatccattattatctccttgtacaaagctcaagtctaagtggatcaaagacctcaacataagaccagagacactgaaattaatagaggagaaagtagggaaaggcctcgaaatatgggcacagggggaaaattgctaagcagaacagcaatggcttgtgctgtaagatcaagaattgacaaatgtgacctcataaaattgcaaaacttctgtaaatcaaaagacactgtcaataagacaaaaaggccaccaacagattgggaaaggatttttaaccaatcctaaatctgataggggactaatatccaatatatacaaagagctcaagaagctagaatccagaaattcaaaaaacaccattaaaaatggagttcagagcaaaacaaagaattcttacctgaggaatactgaatggctgagaagcacctgaaaaagaaTGGTCAACatcctaatcatcagggaaatgcaaatcaaagcaatcttgagattccacctcacaccagtcagaatggctaaaatcaaaaattcaggtgacagcagattctggcgaggatgtggagaaaga harbors:
- the Olfr406 gene encoding olfactory receptor 406, with translation MARGNQTSTFEFLLWGLSEQPQQQHILFLIFLGMYLVTVAGNLLIVLAISTDVRLHTPMYFFLASLSCDDILLVSTIVPKALVNIHTQSRTISYAGCLVQLYFFLTFGDMDIFLLATMAYDRFVAICHPLHYRMIMSFQRCSLLVTACWTLTNLVAMTHTFLIFRLSFCSQKVIPDFFCDLGPLMKIACSETRINELVLLFLGGAVILIPLLLILVSYIRIVSAIIRVPSAQGRRKAFSTCGSHISVVALFFGTVIRAYLCPSSSSSNSVVEDTAAVVMYTVVTPLLNPFIYSLRNKDMKGALVRILKGKVSFSWAQGLLQRK